From Methanobrevibacter oralis:
TACAATGTTTTTGTATGAACCGCCTAAAAATTCAACATTAGCCCCATTTTCACAATTATTTAATATGTTTTGAATATCCTCATTAGCTAAATTACTATCAATGAAAATAGTATTAGTCCTATTTAAAATAGTAAGCGTATTATTTTTAGATATAGCCCTATATTTATTACTACCGTCATATTTAGTTATGATATTTAATGAATCAGGAATCCTAGAAGCTACATTTATTTTTGCCTTTCCATTATTATCTGTAATTTTAATCTGACTTTGACCATTTAAAATAAATGTTATTTTTTGACTAGATAATGTTTTTCCAAATTTATCTTTTAAAGTTACTTCAAAATTATCTGTGGAATTTTGACAAAATGTCCTATCATAGCTAATTAACTGTGTAGATATTTTTTCAACAATTATTTTTCCAACAGCTTTAGAGTTTTTATAGATTGAATTTCCTTTATAGTTTAAAATTACAGGATATGTTTTTTCTTTGTTAAATTTAATTTTAATTGCTGCTTGCCCTTTATTATTTGTAGTTTTAGTGTAAGTTTTACCGTCAATTTTAATAGTAACCTTTTGTTTAGATAATGATTTACCTGAACTTGTTTTTAAAGTAACTGTGTAAGCTTTTTCTTCGTTAGGATATATTTTAAAAGTGGAATATTTAAATTTAGTCGTTGTTTTTGCTACACTTATTTTTCCTGTTGATTTTGCTTTTTTATAGATTTTATTTCCATTGTAACTTGCACTTATCTTATATTTCTTTTGTGAATTAAATTTCAATTTAACAATAACTTGACCTTTACTATTAGTTTTTTTACTGTATTTTTTGCTATTTATTTTAATTAAAATCTTTTGTTTAGAAATTCCTTTATTATTAACATCTTTTAAAGTAATCATGTAAGATTTTGTTGTTTTAGGTGGAATTGTAACGGAAGGTGTTATTAATTTTGCTGTTTTTGAAGAATATTTGACTTTTATAGTTTTTGTTTTTTTAGCAGACTTGTATTTATTGTTTCCAGCGAATTTGATTGTAATTTTATAAGTTTTTTCCTTGTTAAATTTTAATTTTAATTTAGCTACTCCTTTATAGTTAGTTTTAGCTGTATAAATTTTATTATTAACTTTAAATATTACTTTTTGATTAGCAATTCTAACTCCTGAAGCATCCTTTAAAGTTATACTATAATATTCTGCCATTTTCGGTATCATATTTAGATTAGATGCGATAATTCTACTAGATTCTTTTTTTACAATCAGATTAGCTAAAGCATTACTTTCTAAATACTCAACTTCATCTCCTTTAAAACTTGCATATACTTTGTAAGTACCTTCTTTAAGTGAAATTTTAAGTTTAGCTTCACCTTTATTATTTGTAGAAATTATATTTGTTTTTGAGTTTATTTTAAAAGCTAATTTTTCGTTAGCTATTGGACTTCCATTTTCGTCTGTTAAAATAGCAGTTAAATATTGTCCAGAATAAGGATATGTTTTTAAATTATGAATTGTGATTTTAGTTTTACTTAGAATACCTGGAATAGATAAATCAGAAATATTTAATTGTTTATATGGATTGAAATAAATATTATTATTTAAACCTGGTAATGAAGCAATTAAAACATTATTACTTTCTTTAAAATCATCTGCATAGAATCTAACTGTTGCAGTTCCATTTTTCATTAATACATACCTGTAAACATCCCCTTCTTGAGGAATATTATTTGTATTATTTTTATTTAAATAAAAGATTACAGGTATAGAACTGATTTCTTTTGCAATATCACCTTTTGGTGTTATAATTGAAATAGAATAGATTCCCTTTTTATTTTCTTTAATTTCTGTGATTTTTAAAGAATAATCCCCATCTAACCATAATTGAGGTCCTTTTTTAGTATATTCATAAAGTATTGTTGGGCAGATAAACTCATTAATATGATAAGTATACCCCAAATAAACAGTGGTTTTATCAACATCGTAATCTCCACCAGATCCAACATAAGTATATACATCTTCTGCTTGATTATAATTGAATTCTCCATTACTTGATGGACTATAAGTAATATGATAAATCGGCCTATCACCATGCCCCAACATATAATTATTTTCAACGATTTCTAATTTTTCATCACCAATATGTGCTCCAATATTTCTCACACGATAATCATTTAAAACAGCATATTTACCATTTTGTTGGAAAAAATTACCTTTAATTTCAATTTTGCTAACATTACAATTTACGTAAACTCCAGCACCACTTTTGTAATTATTTTCATCACCGTTACGATTATGAGCTATATAATTGCTTAAAATATAAACCTTATCTGAAGAAAATAAATTAATTCCAGTAGCTTTATTATAAGATATGTTATTAGAAATAATTCTTGTATCTTGATTCTTTTCACCAACAGAAATACCGGTTATTTTATTTTGAGATATATTATTTTTATAAATGTTTGTCTTTAAAGAAGAAGTAATATTAATTCCAGTGCATGAGTTTTTAATTTGTGAATTGGATATAATAGTATTTTTTGAATTTTTAATTCTAATAGCATTACCTGCATTTAAAAGTGATACATTACTAACAGTAGCATTCATTGCATTTTCTAACCTAATTGCATCTTTTGTACCAGTATTTGAAATTATACAATTTCTTATTATTACGCTAGAAGCTCCATTAACTAATATTGCATAATCATCATCTTCATATACATCATTTAATAGGTCAAATCCCTCAATTATAGTTCCACTAGCTTTAGGACTTATATAAAAAATACCATGATGGTTAGATCCAGCTACACTACTTGGACAAGTTTCCATTTGTGTTTTAATATTACTTTTAATAGTTAATTTTTTATCCACCACAAAATGACAGTGAACATAACTGGTACCATTAATAATAATTGTATCTCCAGCATTTGCACTATTAATAGCTTTTTGAATCGTTGGATCGGTCATTTCATTGTGACCTGCCTCAGCATTAACAACAATTGTTTTTCCACTTTTTAATAATGAATTATCCTCATTATTATTCGTTAATGTGAAATTAGAACCATTGTTATCATTTAATGAAACGGACAAATCATTTTCTAAGCTTTCATTATTCTCAATAGCTACAGAAGAACCTATACTAAGAATCAAAACTAAAAAAATAATAAAGATTATAAAAATTCCTCTAAAATTCATTATATCCAACCAGACAATTTAAAAAAAAAGAAAATAAATAAAAAAAATTATTTATTTTTTAACTTTAATAGTACCTTTTTTACTTATTGATTTGAAAGCCTTATCACCAGCAAATGATGCTGTATATTTGAAGGTACCTTTTTTAGTTATTTTAACTTTAACAGTAGCTACTCCTTTAGAGTTTGTCTTGGCAGTGTAAGTTTTACCATTTACTTTTAAAGTAATTTTTTTACCAGCAACAGATTTACCACTAGATTTTAATGTGATAGCTATTTTTTTAGTTGCTTTTACTTTGAAAGTTTTTGAAGGAGCTGTTAAAGAAGTTGTTTTTTTACTTACAACAATTTTAGCATTTCCAATTGAAGATTTGTAATCACTATTACCTTCAAATACTAATGTAGCTTGGTAAGTAGCAGCTTCAGAATATTTAAGAGATATGTATGCAACACCTTTAGAATTGGTTGTTTGAGTATAAGGTTTACCATTGATAATTACAGACACTTTTTGATTAGCTAAAGGATTTCCAGATGCATCTTTTAATGTAACTTGTAATTTTCCATTATCTCCAACTTTAATATTTAAATTAGATGCAGATATTTTAGTATCTATTAAAGATGCAATATCAATTGAAGTAGAAGCAGCTGCTAATTTAGCAGAACCATTATATTTAAGAGTAACAGTACCACTAGGTAATCCAGAAATACTTGCACTACCATTTTCATCAACAGTTAAGTTTTTAGAAACATTACCAATTGTATATGTAACTAATTCACCATCTAATACATTACCATTAACATCTTTTAGAGCAAAAGTTAATTTACCATTATTAATACTTATAATTTCAAAGTAGGTTGCTACTGGATTTGCAGCAGGAATATTAACCTCACCATCATTATTACCCCATTCATTAGACCAGTAAGTAGCAGCTTTTGCACCATTTAAAACATTGTTAGAAATTATTATGTTTCCTGTTGGATTTAAAATTCCAGAATTACTTACAATTCTTAAAAGAACAACAGTTTGCAATATGGTAGTATCATTTAATTTGTTTATTTTATTACCAGTCACAGTTATATTACCAATATCACTTGGATATCCATGAGCAGTATTTGCTTCTTCAGCAGCAATTAAAACATTAGAAGTTCTAGCAATAAAAGTATTATTTGCGATTACACAAGAATCACTAGCTTTTTGAATACTTATAACAGGTAAATCTTGGAAGTTTACATTTACTATAGTACCATTTTTATTGTAAGTTGCTTCTATATGACCACAGTTGTTAAATGTATTGTTTGTAATTATACTTCCGGCTGTAGATGCTCCTCCAAAGTAAATTGAATATGCATTATTAATGAAAGTATTATTATAAATGTAAGTTCCAGTAGAACCTCCTGCAACTGATACTCCATCTAAAACAGTACCATTAAAGATGTTATTAATTACTTTTGTACCTTTAGAACCCATAATTCCAATAGCTTTAGTACCTTGTTCTTTATTACCATTATTAGTAACCTGTGTTGCTGCACCTGTAAAGTAACAGTTTTGAATTATATTAAAATTAGATCCACCTTGTATCCTAACACCATGATTAAAATCAATAAAAGAACAGTTAATTACATTAACATCTGTTGTTCCCCTACCAAGGAATAATCCCCATCCTTTTAAAGTATTTGCATTAGTATACTGTGTATTAGCTTGGGTATTGATAAATTTAATACCTGACACAGTTGAATTAGAACCCTCTGATACAACATTTACTATTCCATTACCATCTCCAGTACCTTTAATAGTTACATTTTTACCAGAAAAAGTAATATTTTTCTTATTTATAATAATTGTATTGTTAGAAACATCGTATTCTTTGTTTTCACCTAAATTAATAGTATCTCCTTCGGAAGCGCTATTAATTGCATTAGTAATAGTTGCATAATCACTTTCTGTTCCATTTTTTGTAACATCAATAGTAGCTGAGACAATTTCACCTTCAGAATCACTAGCTGCTATTGTATCATCACTCATATCCGAAATAGCTACATCATCAGAAGCTAAATCAGCTGCAGAAACAGTACTTACAGTTAAAGCAATCAATACAACTAATATAAAAGATAATATAAGTTTACTCTTCATATTTTCTCCCCGTTTTAATTAATAAAGTTATACTAACAAGATTAAAATCCTCTCAAAAAATTGAAATGAAAATCATTAAAATATTAGTATAATTATAAATTATAACGATATGAATATAAAAGGTTATCGATTTAAATTATTTATTTAAATACTAACTAAAAATATTTAAAAATTACAATAACCAAATAATTCGTGGTGCAAAATATTATATATTGTTAAATATAAAATCTAAAATTAATAATTTCAAAGGAGTGGAATAATTATTAAATCTAATATCATTATTATAATTGTAATAGTATTCGCTCTATTCACATCTTCGGTTGCTGCTTCTAATCTAAATCCACAAGTAACTATAAATAACAACACTATCATATTAGAAGAAAATAATTTAACAAAAAAAATAACAAATGCAGAAGAAGGAGATGAAATTTTAATAGAACCTGGAACTTATAAACTCCATAACATTAAAATCGATGAAAATTTAACTATTCAAGGAAATTCTAATTCTAAAAATGTTATTTTTGACGGGCAAGCAAAATCAAGTATATTTTTAATAAAAAATATTTCTGCACATGTTACATTTAAAAATATAACTTTTATTAATGGATTAACAAATAATTTTGGTGGAGCAATTTCTATTGAACAAGGAAATGTTTACATCGACAATTGTATTTTCATTAACAATACTGCCTTAAATGATACAAATGCTGGTGCGATTTCAAATTATGGCACTATGGAAAATAGAAGTTATTTATTTGTAAATAATTCACTATTCATTAATAATCACGCAGATCATGATGGGGGAGCTATTACAACATGTTATGCTTCATCAGAAATTTATAACTGTGTTTCATCAACAATAGTGCACATCGTGACGGAGGGGCTATAAGAGTTAGTGTTTATGGTAAAAGCTATGTATCTGATTGTATTTTCATGTATAATCATGCTGATGAATGGGGTGGAGCTTATTACAGTTGGTCAGGTACTTCCAATGTAAATCGTTGTGTTTTTATAAATAATACGGCGGGTACGAATGGTGGTGCTATAATGATTTCTGGAAATTTCCGCTTAACAAATTCGATTATTGTAAACAATAGTGCAAAGCAAACTGGAGGCTCTGTTTATATCCAACAACCTATGTATAAAGCTAAAACTCATATAACTTTTTTTAATAATCTCATTACTAATAATACATCACCATATGCTAAAGAAATTTATATTAAATGGAATGATACCGAATATTTATATACAAATTTTAACGATAATGATTGGGGATTCGAAAATCCAAATGATTTTAATATTAATGATCCTGATAACGTAACTTACAGGAGCAAAGTAAGTTCTACTAAAAAATCTAATTTGCAAAATGAACTGAATTTAGATTTATTAAATAAATATTCAGATTTATTAAAAAATTATCAATTTCCACATGATTATTTCAATAATAAAAAAGATAATGCTTCTAAATACAATAATCCTAAGAAAAATATAGATAATAGTATTTCTAAATTAGATAAAAATTCAACAATAAACAAAAATCGAAACACTAATTCTTCCAAAAAAATAAATAGCTCAAAATATGAAACTAATAACAAACATATCATCAATAATTCAACATCTTATGGAGCTTATTCAAAATCTGTTGAAAAATCATTCGAAATTAACAAAAATAAAGATAAATCAACATTTAATCCATTGAATAGTACCTACTTACTTCTATTAATCATCATTATACTATCATTAATTATTGGATATAAAAAAAAATAAAAATGAATGAAAAATAGTTATTTTTTTGAGTTCATTTCTTTAATATCCCTACGATAATATAAAGCAATAGTTAACAAAAATAACAATATTATAAAAGAAATTCCACTTAATTTAACTATATTTTCTTCATCAAGAACAATTTGTTTAACAACGGATTGCTTAGAATTTTCATGATTATTAAAACCGTCTCCAGAAGCAGACATACTATCTGATAGTTTTTGACTTTCTAAATCATTATTAAGTGGTTCTAAAGAAGTACTACTTGGATTGGAATTTTTATTTTTTGTAGTGTTATGTTTATAATCACCAGTTTGTGCTGAAGTTCCATTAGCATTATTATTACCTTGTGAAGTCCCACCATTTCCATTTCCTTGACCTCCATCACCACCATAGTCTGGTGATTTGATACTAGGATATGTGTAACTTGGTGTTTTTCCATTCATCTTTGATGTATCTTTATTTGGTGTTTTTGAATCATAAACATTGCTTCTTTTAGATAAATCAACTTCAGCTTTTATAGTATCTTTATCATTAGCATCTACAGTAAATGTTGCAGTTCCACCACTTATTTTAATAGTTATACTTTGACCATTATTTATTTGATATTTTAAAGTTCTATCTGGAAGTTTGCTTGCAATATTCCCATTTGAATCATAAAATGCTGCCTGGAATTGATTACTACCTACTTGTTTAACAATAAACCTTAAATTATTTGACTTAATCTTAGGACATATTGTACCAACATCACTATACCAGTTATCTCCAAGGTTTAATCTCTCACCATTTTCTTCATAGTAAGTTTCTTTAGCTTCAACTTCTCTAAAACGATTATTTAAGATTACATTATAACTAATTTTTTGGTTTTTTGGCATCACATATCCATCAGAAAACTTAATACCAGCTTGATTATTATCTGAAATAACATTAGATTGCATAGTATTACTACCAATTCTAGATATTTTTATTCCATTTTCACCATTAGAAGTTATTGTATTTGCATAAACTCCAATATTATTTCCAGCACTATAAATATAAATACCATCTTTAGCATTATTTTTAATAGTATTATGCGCAATATTTAAGTTTTGAGGACCTTCACCATAGTTAACATTGCCTATTTTACTTAATGTGTAAATCCCATGATGTTTATTGTTAGAAATAGTATTATGAAAAATATAAGTGTATTTAGACTTAGCTAATACTATTCCACTCCCCTCATTATTAGAAATCTTATTATTTGTAATATATGTATGATTAGCTAATGCAATAACAATAGCTGATTTAGAATTTTTAACAATAGTATTTTTAGTAATGTTAAGGTAATTAACATTATTTGCAACTATGGCATTAGATTTACTTGTAATTTCATTATTTATAATAGTAACATAATCCGAATTTTTAATTTCAATAGCATTTCCACTAGATTGGATCTTAAATCCTTTTATTGTAGTTGAAGAACTACTTTTTCCACTAATCAAAATTACAGGATTTGGCAAAGTTGATTTAAATACAGTATTCGAATTACTAATTAATGTTAATCTCTTATTTATCAGCAAATGAACATTTTCATAGCTATCTCCTTTAAATAAAATAACATTATTAGCTTTTGCTTTATCAATTATATGCTGAATTTCGGAATTATTTAAACCTTTTTCTACAATTAAAGTGTTTTTCATATAAATAGTGGTTGTTTTTAAACAAGATTTATATTTAGAATCTCCATTAAACTTAGATATTATTTTATATGAACCATCATTGACTTTTAATTGAAAAGAAGCGATGCCCCAATTATTAGTTATACATTTATGATTTGCTCCATTAATTGAAAATACAATTTGAGCATTTTTAATAGAATTATTATTTTTATCTGAAAGTTTAACTTTAAAATAATCTCCTTTTACATCAAATGTATTATTTGACACAACATCAATATGTGTACTTATTAAATCATTATTCGACTTAGAAAGAGTATAATCTAACTTATACGAAGTATTTTGAATGCTATCAGTCGTGTTGTTAATCTCTTGAGCCATACAAGTATTTAATGTTATTAATATTAAAAGAGAAAATATTATAACTAAACTTTTTTTACCCATTTTTCACCTCTGCCATCGAATATCAATAAATAATTATCGATAATCAATTATATGATATAATATATTTTACTAATTAATATATATTTATTAGCTTTTTAGATTATTACTAAATAAGTAGTTGTTATATTTAATTTTATTTAAAAAAAGAATAAAAAACACTTTATTTATAAATTATAAAATATTAATATGTAATATCATTCATATCAATACAAGTGTTTATTAAATTAAAAAATAGCTTCAACCAGAAACCATAACCAATTTTCCTGTTGTTGGATCTTCATATACTTTACCAACCTCATTGTATCCACTATCTTCCATTCCACTAGCATTAGAATAATCTTGAGTAAATGATTCAGAAGTAGATACATCTTTAGTATTTGATGAAGCATCAGATATAATATCAGGATTTACAGATAAAGCCATTATTGCAAAAATTAAGAACCCCAAAGCTAAAACAAGCATAGCATCTGAAAGATTATTAATTCCACTCATTGGATCATCATCAACGGATTCTGAAATACGACGTCTTTTTCTAAGCATTTATTCACCTTCATTTAAAACTTCAAGTTCTGCTTCAGCTAAAGTCTCAACAACGATCAAATCAGATTCATACCATTGTTTTTTAAATTTAGATACTAAATACGCAAGAGATCCAACAATAAGCCCAGTCACAGTTGTATCAAATGCAATAGTTAATGATTCAGCAAGTGTTACAATGTCACCAGAACCTAATGCAGCAAGACCAGGACCTAATGGAATTAAAGTTCCTAAAAGTCCGAAAATAGGACCTAATCTAATTAAAACATCTGTTTTAGAAGTTCTTTTAATAAGTTTAGTTTCTTCATCAGAAATTAATTCACTAGCTAATGCTTTTCTAGCCTCAGGGCCAATATCATAATTATTAGCTATTCTAATTAAAATTTCTTTTTGATTGGTAAATAAATTACTTTTATTTACTTCATTTATAATTTGTGAGTGGTTATTAGAAAATGAAATTTCTCTAATTAGACTTTCTAATTCTCTAGAAGTTATAGCTTTTCTTGAAATAAATTCGTTAATAAACCCACCAAGACTCAATATAACTATAACAATAAAAACTACAAGCAATATTACTACTGGAGTTAATAAACTTTCAGAAATGATATGTATTAATGAAGTTAATATTTCCGTACCTTGAATTATCATAATTTACCTCTATTATCATCATAAAGCACTCCTACAATCAAAATAACAACTAAAAGTATAATAACATGAATTAATTGATAAGTAGGAGTTAAAATTAAAAAAGAACTAAACATCTCCTGATTAAGATTTAAAGTTGAAAAATACGTTAAACCAAAAATGAATATTAAAATAGTGCTTAAAGATGTAAACTCCCCAATTATAACTGGATACTCCCTTTTTGCATGATACAATAACTTTGTGATTTGATATATAAGAAATACTAATATAAAAACAAATAAAGAATATAAAAAATTAAACTGTGAAGTTTGAGAAGATAATATAAAAATACTACCTACAAAAACCCCGATTAATATAACAATAGATAAAACTAAATATTTTCTATTTTTAAAATAAAATAAGAAAATAAAAAATAGAATTAAGCTAAGGATTATGAAAAAATAATTTAACATGAACGATAAATCACTTTGAAAATATCTAGACAGATAAATAGATATAAAAGATAACAATGAAATAGTAGTAGATATCCCTAATAATTCAATATTATTTAATTTAAAATTCCCTAAAAAAAGAGAAATGTTAATCGTTAATAATAATACGATTATTAATAAGTAACCACTAATCAAATCCATATTTAAACCCTTATATTCTTTATGTTGTTATAATTTAGCTATGTGAATATATAAATATAACGACATGCCCATTACTCATCAATTATTTCATAATATGAACCTTCTGCACATGAAATACAAACAGGTTTTCCACCTCTAACTAAATGACGATTATCAGTTACTTTTTCACCGCAAACAGAGCAGAACGCAGTTGTATGGGGTTTGCCTGGCATTTGAGATTCAGTTAGTTCTACTTTAACTTTTTCTACTTTAAATAGTTCTTCAGGAGGAGTTACTCTAAAACGATTAATCATTTCTTCTCTTGTTTCTTCTTTTTTAAATTTCTTATTTGCATCAGCATCAGAAATTCTTAAAGCTTCGTCTGTATCCATATTATAAAAAGTAACTGCAAATTTTCCGTAATACATTTGTTTTAAAGAACGTTTACCCATAGAACATTTAGTAACAGCTTGAACTGCATCTGCCATGCAACGATCAATTTCTAAAAATACAATTAAATTTTTATGTCTTTGATTTAATTCCATTCCCATTAATTCAAGACCATACATAGCTAGTTTAGTTCCAATAGCTATTCCTCCACAAATTTCACCATGAAAATCACCAGCTTTTTGCAATTGTTCATCATAGTCTTTTTCATTCATTTTATCACCTTTATAAATTTAAATCTAAATTTGTTTTCATTGAAACACAAACTTTTCTATTATCATCTAATTCTATTAATTTTACATCAATTGAGTATATATTTTTTAAATTTTCTTCTGTAACAACCTCTTGTGGACTTCCAAAATCAATGAAACGCTTATCTTTCATAATTGCTACTTTTGTAGAACACAAAAAAGTATGATCTGGAAAATGTGAAGACATTATAATTGATAATCCAGATTTAGCTAGTTTATCTATGATTTCTAAAAGTTTAATTTGATTACCAAAGTCTAGATGTGAAGTTGGTTCATCTAATATTAAAATATCTGGTTGTTGAGTTAAAACTCGCGCTAAAAATACTAATTGGCGTTCTCCACCACTTAGATTAGTGTACTCCTTATCTTTTAAATATTCAATTCCAAGTATTTTCATGGAATTTAAAGCTATTTTTTCGTCTTCTTTTTTTGGAACATCTGTTAAATTAAGATAAGGTGCTCTACCCATCATTACAACATCAAGTACTTTAAATGGAAATGAAGGAATATGAGATTGAGGAATATAAGCAATATGTCTTGAAATTTCAGAAAATGATAAATATTTAATATTTTTACCATTTAAAAGAATTTCCCCAGAATCAATATTATTTAATCCGTTGAGACATTTAATTAAGGTTGTTTTCCCTGTTCCATTTGGACCAAGAATACATAAAACATCACCTTTTTTAATAGAAAAGCTAATATCTGAAAAAATATCCTCATCATCATATGAAAATGAAATATTTTTAACATCAAATAAATTATCACTTATGACCATTCAGAATACCCCTGTTTAAGCAAGTATAAAAATATTGGAACTCCAATAATAGCTGTTAAAATACCAATAGGAATTTCAACTGAAATCCATGCGCGAGATATGTTGTCTACAAACAATAAGAAACTTGCACCTAAACTTAAAGAAGCTGGAATCAATATTTTATTATTTGGACCAACAAGTATACGTGCCACATGAGGAATTATTAATCCAATCCATCCAATAATACCACTTATAGAAACTGCTGCTGATGTAAGTAGAGTACAAGCAATAATTATTAATAAACGAACTCTAGATGGGTTTAAACCTAATGATTGAGCTTCTTCATCACCCATAGCTAAAATATTCATTTGCCACCTCAAAAGTAATAGAATAGCAAATCCTATAATTAATGGCACTATAATCATTAGTAATTTATCGAGATTAACGGATGCTAAACTCCCCATTAACCAATAAACAATTTCAGGCAATTTATCATCAGGATCTGCAATAAATTTTATTCCAGAAATCAATGCACTAAAAAATGCTGAAATAGCTACTCCTGATAAAACAAGTACTAAAATTCCTCCAGCCTTATAAGCTCTTGAAATTAAATAAGTAATTGAAACAGAAATCATTCCAAAGAAAAATGCTAAAACTTGTGTTACAAGATTAGTTCCACTTATCAAAATAGCTAATGCTGCACCAAATCCTGCACCATTAGAAACCCCTAATAAATCCGAAGATACAAGAGGGTTTTGAAATATGCTTTGAAAAGCTGCTCCTGCAATAGCTAACGCTGCACCTACAACAATTGCCGCTATAATTCGTGGAAGTCTTATTTCAAAAACAATTGTCGTTATTGTTTGTGAAACCTGAAGTTGTGGAAATATTGGACATAAAATAGTTTTTATAACATCGATTGGACTTATTGGATATCTTCCAAGTAGAAATGATGTAAAAAATAGAACAATAGGAAGAAAAATTAAAATTAAAACAATGATAATCTCCTTATTTTCACTATCCATATTATCTCCTATAAATTTGTTTCATTAAGCCCAGAATCTAATAAGATCTTTTTAGCATCATCATTGCTTAATTCAATATGATAAAAGTTGCTGTAAAACTCTTGAGTAGCACCAATAATGTCAATATCACCATATTGTTCTGGATAAATTACTTTTGCAGTCCATGGAACTCCTATAATCATATTAGCACCGACAGGCCTATCAAACCACTTAAATGGAGATTGTGGAGATAAATAAACATTATGATTTTTAACTGCATTAATTTCTGCCCAATTTGAATCTGTATATACTTTTGAGTAAAATTCTGGATCTGTAGTGATAATAACATCTGGATTCCAAGTAATTACTTGTTCAATAGATACCTGAATACTACTAGTGGTATTTCCTTGATTTAAAGAATTAGCAACATTCACCCCACCAACTAAAT
This genomic window contains:
- a CDS encoding right-handed parallel beta-helix repeat-containing protein → MKSKLILSFILVVLIALTVSTVSAADLASDDVAISDMSDDTIAASDSEGEIVSATIDVTKNGTESDYATITNAINSASEGDTINLGENKEYDVSNNTIIINKKNITFSGKNVTIKGTGDGNGIVNVVSEGSNSTVSGIKFINTQANTQYTNANTLKGWGLFLGRGTTDVNVINCSFIDFNHGVRIQGGSNFNIIQNCYFTGAATQVTNNGNKEQGTKAIGIMGSKGTKVINNIFNGTVLDGVSVAGGSTGTYIYNNTFINNAYSIYFGGASTAGSIITNNTFNNCGHIEATYNKNGTIVNVNFQDLPVISIQKASDSCVIANNTFIARTSNVLIAAEEANTAHGYPSDIGNITVTGNKINKLNDTTILQTVVLLRIVSNSGILNPTGNIIISNNVLNGAKAATYWSNEWGNNDGEVNIPAANPVATYFEIISINNGKLTFALKDVNGNVLDGELVTYTIGNVSKNLTVDENGSASISGLPSGTVTLKYNGSAKLAAASTSIDIASLIDTKISASNLNIKVGDNGKLQVTLKDASGNPLANQKVSVIINGKPYTQTTNSKGVAYISLKYSEAATYQATLVFEGNSDYKSSIGNAKIVVSKKTTSLTAPSKTFKVKATKKIAITLKSSGKSVAGKKITLKVNGKTYTAKTNSKGVATVKVKITKKGTFKYTASFAGDKAFKSISKKGTIKVKK
- a CDS encoding right-handed parallel beta-helix repeat-containing protein, encoding MILSIGSSVAIENNESLENDLSVSLNDNNGSNFTLTNNNEDNSLLKSGKTIVVNAEAGHNEMTDPTIQKAINSANAGDTIIINGTSYVHCHFVVDKKLTIKSNIKTQMETCPSSVAGSNHHGIFYISPKASGTIIEGFDLLNDVYEDDDYAILVNGASSVIIRNCIISNTGTKDAIRLENAMNATVSNVSLLNAGNAIRIKNSKNTIISNSQIKNSCTGINITSSLKTNIYKNNISQNKITGISVGEKNQDTRIISNNISYNKATGINLFSSDKVYILSNYIAHNRNGDENNYKSGAGVYVNCNVSKIEIKGNFFQQNGKYAVLNDYRVRNIGAHIGDEKLEIVENNYMLGHGDRPIYHITYSPSSNGEFNYNQAEDVYTYVGSGGDYDVDKTTVYLGYTYHINEFICPTILYEYTKKGPQLWLDGDYSLKITEIKENKKGIYSISIITPKGDIAKEISSIPVIFYLNKNNTNNIPQEGDVYRYVLMKNGTATVRFYADDFKESNNVLIASLPGLNNNIYFNPYKQLNISDLSIPGILSKTKITIHNLKTYPYSGQYLTAILTDENGSPIANEKLAFKINSKTNIISTNNKGEAKLKISLKEGTYKVYASFKGDEVEYLESNALANLIVKKESSRIIASNLNMIPKMAEYYSITLKDASGVRIANQKVIFKVNNKIYTAKTNYKGVAKLKLKFNKEKTYKITIKFAGNNKYKSAKKTKTIKVKYSSKTAKLITPSVTIPPKTTKSYMITLKDVNNKGISKQKILIKINSKKYSKKTNSKGQVIVKLKFNSQKKYKISASYNGNKIYKKAKSTGKISVAKTTTKFKYSTFKIYPNEEKAYTVTLKTSSGKSLSKQKVTIKIDGKTYTKTTNNKGQAAIKIKFNKEKTYPVILNYKGNSIYKNSKAVGKIIVEKISTQLISYDRTFCQNSTDNFEVTLKDKFGKTLSSQKITFILNGQSQIKITDNNGKAKINVASRIPDSLNIITKYDGSNKYRAISKNNTLTILNRTNTIFIDSNLANEDIQNILNNCENGANVEFLGGSYKNIVLTINKSLNISSSLKSTLNAKYNAPAFKINASNVSISGLKILGNSYSGIVLYNVNNVNILNNIISNNLSISKYIDGSLNMPGYGIASYNSSNLNIVNNSISFFESGFFGERSTNIEIANNTFSKNNYGIKYGFGVANTKINANNITQNIGLYIMTVPEGPNGYGIFLNNSAVNVSITKNSITNNHMGISIDANYSTGIVITSNCISDNVLEGIRFNAGYNLANNAIEPIVTNNAIYRNAKGPSMMILGELSANPGGIYGPGVNNDSAKLHVGANWYGTNSLVTWDIETGIVGFGTMCPRIKTSEIKFNEINCTGNGSYEVKFYNNDELASGLPKFNLYATLNRGSDKEVEVNFNVIDGVGRFTFNHENFNLTSNTIEISIGSLINKTDRIYKAFYDYEVPESEIPKI